The following are encoded together in the Neomonachus schauinslandi chromosome X, ASM220157v2, whole genome shotgun sequence genome:
- the CLDN2 gene encoding claudin-2, giving the protein MASLGLQLAGYILGLLGLMGTLVAMLLPSWRTSSYVGTSIVTAVGFSKGLWMECATHSTGITQCDIYSTLLGLPADIQAAQAMMVTSSAVSSLACIVSVVGLRCTVFCQDSRAKDRLAVVGGVFFILGGLLGFIPVAWNLHGTLRDFYSPLVPDSMKFEIGEALYLGIISSLFSLVAGIILCFSCPFQGNRSNYYDSYQTQPLATRGSPRSGQPPKVKSEFNSYSLTGYV; this is encoded by the coding sequence ATGGCCTCTCTTGGCCTCCAACTCGCGGGCTACATCCTGGGCCTCCTGGGCCTGATGGGCACCCTGGTGGCCATGCTGCTTCCCAGCTGGAGAACGAGCTCCTACGTCGGTACCAGCATCGTGACGGCGGTCGGCTTCTCCAAGGGCCTCTGGATGGAGTGCGCTACACACAGCACGGGCATCACCCAGTGCGACATCTACAGCACACTCCTAGGCCTGCCTGCCGACATCCAGGCCGCCCAGGCCATGATGGTGACATCCAGTGCGGTCTCTTCGCTGGCCTGCATTGTCTCTGTGGTGGGCCTGAGGTGCACAGTCTTCTGCCAGGACTCCCGCGCCAAGGACAGATTGGCGGTGGTGGGCGGAGTCTTCTTCATCCTCGGAGGCCTCCTGGGCTTCATCCCGGTTGCCTGGAATCTTCATGGGACCCTGCGGGACTTCTACTCCCCGCTGGTACCTGACAGCATGAAATTTGAGATCGGAGAGGCTCTTTACCTGGGCATTATTTCCTCCCTGTTCTCCCTGGTGGCTGGAATCATCCTCTGCTTTTCCTGCCCATTCCAGGGAAATCGCTCCAACTACTACGATTCCTACCAGACCCAGCCCCTCGCAACCAGGGGCTCCCCAAGGTCTGGTCAGCCACCCAAAGTCAAGAGCGAGTTTAACTCCTACAGCCTGACAGGGTATGTGTGA